The following are encoded together in the Salvia hispanica cultivar TCC Black 2014 chromosome 6, UniMelb_Shisp_WGS_1.0, whole genome shotgun sequence genome:
- the LOC125196319 gene encoding trihelix transcription factor ASIL2, which yields KLSSSHSTPHAPAPPRQGPFREDCWTEEATATLVDTWGQRYLELNRGNLRQKDWQEVADAVNALHGHTKKTHRTDVQCKNRIDTLKKKYKTERTRIAESNGALASSWPFFSTLEHLIGSNFNKHQQSKVITSPQSAPQLSLPAPPLAVPLSYRKPMNPAVVTPFSLPQKRPMTSPVVDKSFFRRNYSAMAAAAAAPDDEADDDDDELEGDEVEGSEDEAEDDEQVGQEGMRRLAKAIENFGEIFEKVEGNKLRQMVELEKQRMQFAKDLEVQRMQLFMDTQVQLEKVKRTKRPGSSDGITATIL from the coding sequence AAATTATCCTCATCTCATTCGACTCCGCACGCGCCGGCGCCGCCGCGGCAGGGTCCTTTCCGCGAGGACTGCTGGACGGAGGAGGCGACGGCCACGCTCGTCGATACCTGGGGACAGCGCTACCTCGAGCTCAACCGCGGCAACCTCCGCCAGAAGGATTGGCAGGAGGTGGCCGATGCGGTGAACGCGCTCCACGGCCACACGAAGAAGACGCACCGCACCGACGTGCAGTGTAAGAACCGGATCGATACTCTGAAGAAGAAGTACAAGACGGAGAGGACGAGGATCGCTGAATCCAACGGTGCCCTAGCCTCGTCCTGGCCGTTTTTCTCCACTCTCGAGCACTTGATCGGGTCTAATTTCAACAAGCACCAGCAGAGCAAGGTGATTACGTCGCCTCAATCTGCGCCGCAGCTGTCTCTGCCTGCTCCGCCGCTGGCTGTGCCGTTATCCTATCGCAAACCGATGAATCCTGCCGTGGTGACGCCGTTTAGTCTGCCGCAGAAGCGTCCAATGACGTCGCCGGTCGTGGATAAGTCGTTCTTCAGGAGAAATTACTCGGCGATGGCTGCTGCAGCGGCTGCACCTGACGATGAggctgatgatgatgatgatgagttGGAGGGTGATGAAGTGGAGGGGAGCGAGGATGAGGCTGAAGACGACGAACAGGTAGGGCAAGAAGGGATGAGGAGACTGGCAAAGGCTATAGagaattttggggaaatttttgagaaggtaGAGGGTAATAAGCTGAGGCAGATGGTGGAGTTGGAGAAGCAAAGGATGCAGTTtgctaaagatttggaggttCAAAGGATGCAATTGTTTATGGATACACAGGTCCAGTTAGAGAAGGTCAAGCGAACTAAACGACCTGGATCTTCTGATGGTATAACTGCTACTATATTGTGA
- the LOC125194124 gene encoding pre-mRNA-splicing factor SYF1-like, producing the protein MSIAQDLYPTEEDYLYEEEVLRNPNNLKLWWRYLIAKSDAPFKKRAIIYERALKALPGSYKLWHAYLRERLEIVRNLPITHSQYQTLNNTFERALATMHKMPRIWTMFLQSLTHQKLITRTRRTFDRALCALPVTQHDRIWECYLVFVSQRGVPIDTSLRVYKRYLKYDPSHIEDFIEFLVNSQLWQEAAERLAGVLNDDQFYSIKGKTKHRLWLELCDLLTQHATEISGLNVDAIIRGGIRKFTDEVGRLWTSLADYYIRRQLLEKARDIFEEGMTTVVTVRDFSVIFDAYSQFEDSVLSIKMDNMDDSDEEDGNEDAIEEDDEEDDRLDIEKLRKKISCFWLKDDKDVDLRLARYEHLMDRRPELANSVLLRQNPHNVEQWHRRVKLFEGNPTKQILTYTEAVRTVDPMKAVGKPHTLWVAFAKLYETHGDVSNARVIFDKAVQVNYKAVDHLASIWCEWAEMELRHKNLKGALELMRRATAEPSVEVKRRVAADGNEPVQMKVHKSLKLWTFYVDLEESLGTLESTRVVYEKILDLRIATPQIIINYAMLLEEHKYFEDSFKVYERGVKIFKYPHVKDIWVTYLSKFVKRYGKSKLERAREIFEKAVEEAPAESVKPLYLQYAKLEEDYGLAKRAMRVYDQATKAVPPNEKLGMYEIYITRAADIFGLPKTREIYEQAIESRLPDKDVKVMCLRYAELEKNLGEIDRARALYKHASQFANPKSDPDFWKKWHEFEVQHGNEDTYREMRRIMRSVDASYSQTHFILPEYLMQKDQMQTLDEAKDVLKKAGVAEDEMAALERQLLPTTNETSAKDGGRRLGFVSAGLQQNGETTANTEDIELPEDSDPEDEEKVEIAQKEIPDAVFGGLVRKRDEADEKGKEATDTENKENDGHLGALERIKRMRRGA; encoded by the exons ATGTCGATTGCTCAGGATCTCTATCCCACCGAAGAGGACTACCTCTACGAAGAAGAGGTACTTCGAAACCCTAACAATCTCAAATTGTGGTGGCGATACCTAATCGCGAAGAGCGACGCGCCGTTCAAGAAGCGCGCCATTATCTACGAGCGAGCTCTCAAGGCCTTGCCCGGAAGCTACAAGCTGTGGCACGCCTATCTCCGCGAGCGCCTCGAGATCGTGAGGAATCTACCGATTACTCACTCGCAGTATCAGACGCTGAACAACACTTTCGAGCGAGCCCTCGCCACGATGCACAAGATGCCCCGCATTTGGACTATGTTTTTGCAGTCTCTGACGCATCAGAAGCTGATTACTCGGACGCGGCGCACGTTCGACCGTGCATTGTGCGCGCTGCCGGTTACTCAGCACGACCGAATCTGGGAGTGTTATCTGGTGTTCGTGTCGCAGAGGGGCGTGCCGATAGATACGTCGCTGAGGGTGTACAAGAGGTACCTGAAGTATGATCCAAGTCATATTGAGGATTTTATTGAGTTCTTGGTCAATTCGCAGTTGTGGCAGGAGGCTGCGGAGAGGTTGGCTGGGGTTTTAAATGACGACCAGTTTTACTCTATAAAGGGGAAGACAAAACATAGGCTATGGTTGGAATTGTGTGATTTGTTGACTCAGCATGCCACTGAGATATCGGGATTGAATGTGGATGCGATAATTAGAGGGGGGATTAGGAAGTTTACGGATGAAGTGGGGAGACTGTGGACTTCATTGGCTGATTATTATATTAGGAGACAGCTTCTTGAGAAGGCCAGAGATATCTTTGAGGAAGGTATGACGACTGTAGTCACAGTGAGGGATTTCAGTGTTATTTTTGATGCATATTCACAATTTGAGGACAGTGTGTTGTCAATTAAGATGGACAATATGGATGACagtgatgaagaagatggGAATGAGGATGCCATAGAGGAGGATGATGAGGAGGATGATAGGTTGGATATTGAGAAGTTGAGGAAGAAGATCAGCTGTTTTTGGTTGAAGGATGACAAGGATGTGGATTTGCGGTTGGCGAGATATGAGCATCTGATGGACAGGAGGCCGGAGTTAGCTAACAGTGTGCTTTTGAGGCAGAATCCTCACAATGTGGAGCAGTGGCATCGGAGAGTTAAGCTTTTTGAAGGGAATCCcacaaaacaaattttgacTTACACAGAAGCTGTGAGGACCGTGGATCCCATGAAGGCTGTTGGGAAACCCCATACTCTGTGGGTTGCATTTGCTAAGTTGTATGAGACTCATGGAGATGTTTCAAATGCCCGGGTGATTTTTGATAAGGCTGTGCAGGTTAATTACAAGGCTGTCGATCATCTAGCAAGCATTTGGTGTGAATGGGCTGAGATGGAGCTCAGacacaaaaatttaaaggGTGCACTGGAACTGATGAGGCGTGCTACTGCTGAACCATCTGTCGAGGTCAAGAGGAGAG TTGCTGCTGATGGAAATGAACCAGTGCAAATGAAGGTTCATAAATCCCTTAAACTTTGGACATTTTATGTGGATTTGGAGGAAAGCTTGGGTACCTTGGAGTCAACTCGTGTAgtttatgagaaaatattgGATCTAAGAATTGCTACTCCCCAGATTATCATAAATTATGCAATGCTTCTAGAA GAACACAAGTACTTTGAAGACTCATTTAAAGTTTATGAGAGAggtgtaaaaatatttaagtacCCGCATGTGAAAGATATATGGGTCACATATCTTTCCAAATTCGTTAAGAGATATGGAAAATCAAAGCTGGAACGAGCTAGGGAGATATTTGAGAAGGCAGTTGAAGAG GCTCCTGCAGAATCAGTGAAACCCCTGTATCTTCAATACGCCAAATTGGAGGAAGACTATGGTCTGGCCAAAAGAGCAATGCGGGTGTATGATCAGGCTACAAAAGCTGTCCCACCTAATGAGAAGTTGGGCATGTATGAGATATATATTACCAGGGCAGCTGACATATTCGGATTACCAAAAACTAGGGAGATTTATGAGCAAGCTATTGAATCACGACTGCCAGACAAGGATGTAAAGGTCATGTGTTTGAGATATGCTGAACTCGAGAAGAATCTTGGTGAAATCGATCGTGCTCGTGCATTATACAAGCATGCATCACAGTTTGCTAATCCAAAATCTGATCCTGACTTCTGGAAAAAGTGGCATGAATTTGAAGTACAGCATGGAAACGAGGATACATATCGGGAGATGCGCAGAATCATGAGAAGTGTTGATGCTAGCTATAGCCAG ACGCACTTTATCCTACCGGAGTATCTGATGCAAAAGGACCAGATGCAGACCCTTGACGAAGCTAAGGATGTTCTCAAGAAGGCAGGCGTTGCTGAGGACGAAATGGCTGCACTTGAGAGGCAATTACTGCCCACTACCAATGAAACCAGTGCTAAAGATGGTGGTAGACGATTAGGATTCGTGAGTGCTGGTTTGCAGCAAAATGGAGAGACTACAGCAAATACAGAGGATATCGAGCTTCCAGAAGATAGTGATCCCGAAGATGAGGAGAAGGTTGAGATCGCACAGAAAGAAATTCCAGATGCAGTGTTTGGAGGATTGGTGCGGAAGAGAGACGAAGCAGACGAGAAGGGTAAAGAAGCAACTGATACGGAAAACAAAGAGAACGATGGCCATCTAGGTGCCTTGGAGAGAATCAAACGAATGAGACGAGGCGCCTAG